A single region of the Larus michahellis chromosome W, bLarMic1.1, whole genome shotgun sequence genome encodes:
- the LOC141735480 gene encoding uncharacterized protein LOC141735480 isoform X4: MEDCPLPGAGTVHAALGSVCAARGSGGLGRSVAGGGGGRRERGGREGGAGRAGRDGGRAGGRNGCCLSASCTSRADPTKGSAARPLCAPCRLLCAMAGTSSIDAVKKKIQNLQQVADEAEERAEHLQREADAERQARERAEAEVASLNRRIQLVEEELDRAQERLATALQKLEEAEKAADESERGMKVIENRAMKDEEKMELQEMQLKEAKHIAEEADRKYEEVARKLVVLEGELERSEERAEVAESKCGDLEEELKIVTNNLKSLEAQADKYSTKEDKYEEEIKLLGEKLKEAETRAEFAERSVAKLEKTIDDLEDEVYAQKMKYKAISEELDNALNDITSL; encoded by the exons ATGGAGGACTGTCCCCTGCCGGGGGCGGGCACCGTGCACGCTGCCCTGGGGTCTGTGTGCGCTGCCCGGGGTAGCGGCGGCCTAGGTCGGTccgtggcaggaggaggaggaggaagaagagaaagaggaggaagagaaggaggagcaggaagagcaggaagggatggaggcagggcGGGCGGCAGGAACGGTTGCTGCCTGAGCGCTTCCTGCACGAGCCGGGCGGATCCCACAAAGGGCTCGGCGGCACGGCCTCTCTGCGCTCCTTGCCGGCTGCTTTGCGCCATGGCCGGCACCAGCTCCATCGATGCCGTTAAGAAGAAGATCCAGAACCTGCAGCAGGTGGCCGATGAGGCAGAGGAGCGCGCCGAGCACCTGCAGCGGGAGGCCGATGCCGAGCGGCAGGCCCGGGAGCGG GCTGAGGCTGAAGTGGCTTCTCTGAACCGCCGTATCCAGCTGGTGGAGGAGGAGCTTGACCGAGCCCAGGAGCGCCTGGCCACTGCcctgcagaagctggaggaggctgagaaAGCGGCTGATGAGAGCGAGAG AGGTATGAAGGTCATTGAAAACAGGGCCATGAAGGACGAGGAGAAGATGGAGCTCCAGGAAATGCAGCTGAAGGAGGCGAAGCACATAGCGGAGGAGGCTGACCGCAAATATGAGGAG GTTGCCCGCAAGCTGGTTGTCCTTGAGGGAGAGCTGGAGCGCTCggaggagagagcagaggtgGCGGAGAG TAAATGTGGTGACCTAGAGGAAGAGCTGAAAATTGTCACCAACAACTTGAAGTCCCTGGAGGCACAGGCTGACAAG TATTCCACCAAGGAGGACAAGTATGAGGAGGAAATCAAGCTTCTAGGGGAAAAACTGAAGGAG GCTGAGACCCGGGCAGAGTTTGCAGAGCGGTCTGTGGCAAAGCTGGAGAAAACCATCGATGATCTAGAAG ATGAAGTGTATGCGCAGAAGATGAAGTACAAAGCCATCAGCGAGGAGCTGGACAATGCGCTTAACGACATCACCTCCCTCTGA